A window from Streptomyces subrutilus encodes these proteins:
- the hrpB gene encoding ATP-dependent helicase HrpB: MAPTPRTAALDALPVREAVPALVAALDGHGCAVLCAPPGTGKTTLVPLVLAGLVGGGPRRRVLVAEPRRIAARAAARRMAWLLGEEAGGAVGFTVRGERVAGPSTVVEVVTTGVLLQRLQRDQELAGVDVVVLDECHERHLDADTVAAFLLDVRETLRPELRLVAASATTDAAGWARVLGGAPVVEAPGVSYPVETVWAPPARPVRPPHGMRVDPAQLAHVAAVVRRALAERDGDVLCFLPGVGEIARVAGQLGGVDAEVLQVHGRAPAAVQDAALTASARRRVILATAVAESSLTVPGVRVVVDSGLAREPRVDHARGLGALATVRASRAAGRQRAGRAGREAPGAVYRCWTEAEDVRLPSFPAPEIRVADLAQFALQAACWGDPDAAGLALLDPPPAGAMAAAREVLVAVGAVDPEGRPTARGQRMARLGLHPRLARALLDGAAALGGRRAAELVALLSEEPPREYGDDLAAAWRQARRGADGYAARWRAESRRLERAAGGPGGRPADGTGRASARVSGPGDDAAAGLVAALAFPERLARARGEGAFLMASGTGAELGEGSALRRAPWLAVAVADRPPHSASARVRLAAAVDEETALAAAAHLRTDVEEVRWEDGGLTARTVRRLGAVELDARPLRDPDPALVRAALLDGLRTEGLGLLRWSPEGAALRDRLGFLHRTLGGGWPDVARDDALLDRADDWLEPELSRARRRADLGRIDAAQALKRLLPWATGEAARLDGLAPERIEVPSGSRVRVDYSGEQPVLAVKLQELFGLAETPRVAGVPVLVHLLSPAGRPAAVTADLASFWRDGYRAVRAELRGRYPRHPWPEDPAAAEPTRHTNARLRR, translated from the coding sequence GTGGCCCCCACCCCGCGCACCGCCGCCCTCGACGCCCTTCCCGTTCGGGAGGCCGTGCCCGCGCTCGTCGCCGCGCTGGACGGCCACGGGTGCGCCGTCCTGTGCGCCCCGCCGGGCACCGGCAAGACCACGCTGGTGCCGCTGGTCCTGGCCGGGCTGGTGGGCGGCGGCCCGCGCCGCCGGGTCCTCGTCGCCGAGCCCCGGCGGATCGCCGCCCGGGCCGCGGCGCGGCGGATGGCCTGGCTGCTGGGCGAGGAGGCCGGCGGCGCGGTGGGCTTCACGGTGCGCGGGGAGCGGGTGGCGGGCCCGTCGACCGTGGTGGAGGTGGTCACCACGGGCGTGCTGCTCCAGCGGCTCCAGCGGGACCAGGAGCTGGCGGGCGTGGACGTGGTGGTGCTGGACGAGTGCCACGAACGGCACCTGGACGCCGACACCGTGGCCGCCTTCCTGCTGGACGTGCGGGAGACCCTGCGGCCGGAGCTGCGGCTCGTGGCGGCCTCGGCGACGACCGACGCGGCGGGCTGGGCCCGGGTGCTGGGCGGTGCGCCGGTGGTGGAGGCCCCGGGGGTGTCGTACCCGGTGGAGACGGTGTGGGCGCCGCCGGCCCGCCCGGTGCGGCCGCCGCACGGGATGCGGGTGGATCCCGCGCAGCTGGCGCACGTGGCCGCGGTGGTGCGCAGGGCGCTGGCCGAGCGGGACGGGGACGTGCTGTGCTTCCTGCCCGGCGTCGGGGAGATCGCCCGGGTCGCGGGGCAGTTGGGCGGGGTGGACGCGGAGGTGCTCCAGGTGCACGGCCGGGCGCCGGCGGCGGTGCAGGACGCGGCGCTGACGGCCTCCGCGCGCCGCAGGGTGATCCTCGCGACGGCCGTCGCGGAGTCGAGCCTGACGGTGCCGGGCGTCCGGGTGGTGGTGGATTCGGGCCTGGCGCGCGAGCCCCGGGTGGACCACGCGAGGGGGCTGGGCGCGCTGGCGACCGTGCGGGCCTCGCGCGCGGCGGGGCGCCAGCGGGCGGGGCGGGCCGGGCGCGAGGCGCCGGGCGCGGTGTACCGCTGCTGGACGGAGGCGGAGGACGTGCGGCTGCCGTCCTTCCCGGCGCCGGAGATCCGTGTCGCGGACCTGGCGCAGTTCGCCCTGCAGGCCGCGTGCTGGGGCGATCCGGACGCGGCCGGGCTGGCGCTGCTCGATCCGCCGCCGGCCGGGGCGATGGCCGCGGCGCGCGAGGTGCTGGTGGCGGTGGGCGCGGTGGATCCCGAAGGGCGCCCGACGGCGCGCGGGCAGCGGATGGCCCGGCTGGGACTGCACCCGCGGCTGGCCCGGGCCCTGCTGGACGGGGCTGCGGCCCTGGGCGGGCGCCGGGCGGCGGAGCTGGTGGCGCTGCTGAGCGAGGAGCCGCCGCGGGAGTACGGGGACGACCTGGCGGCGGCCTGGCGGCAGGCGCGCCGGGGCGCGGACGGCTACGCGGCCCGCTGGCGCGCGGAGTCCCGCCGCCTGGAGCGCGCGGCCGGCGGCCCCGGGGGCCGCCCGGCCGACGGTACGGGTCGGGCCTCCGCGCGGGTGTCCGGGCCCGGTGACGACGCGGCGGCCGGGCTCGTCGCGGCGCTGGCGTTCCCCGAGCGCCTGGCCAGGGCCCGGGGCGAGGGGGCCTTCCTGATGGCGTCCGGGACCGGGGCGGAGCTCGGCGAGGGCTCGGCGCTGCGCCGTGCGCCGTGGCTGGCGGTGGCGGTCGCGGACCGGCCCCCGCACTCCGCGTCCGCGCGCGTGCGGCTGGCCGCGGCGGTCGACGAGGAGACCGCCCTGGCGGCCGCCGCGCACCTGCGCACGGACGTCGAGGAGGTGCGCTGGGAGGACGGCGGCCTCACCGCCCGGACGGTGCGCCGGCTCGGTGCGGTCGAGCTCGACGCGCGCCCGCTGCGCGACCCCGATCCGGCGCTGGTGCGGGCGGCGCTGCTCGACGGGCTCCGCACCGAGGGGCTGGGCCTGCTGCGCTGGTCGCCGGAGGGGGCGGCGCTGCGGGACCGGCTCGGTTTCCTGCACCGGACGCTGGGCGGGGGCTGGCCGGACGTGGCGCGGGACGACGCCCTGCTGGACCGGGCCGACGACTGGCTGGAGCCCGAGCTGTCCCGGGCCCGGCGCCGCGCGGACCTGGGGCGGATCGACGCGGCGCAGGCGCTGAAGCGGCTGCTGCCCTGGGCGACCGGGGAGGCGGCGCGGCTCGACGGGCTGGCGCCGGAGCGGATCGAGGTGCCGAGCGGCTCGCGGGTCCGGGTGGACTACTCGGGGGAGCAGCCGGTGCTGGCCGTGAAGCTCCAGGAGCTGTTCGGGCTGGCCGAGACGCCGCGGGTGGCGGGGGTGCCCGTACTGGTCCACCTGCTGTCCCCCGCCGGGCGGCCCGCGGCCGTCACCGCGGACCTGGCGTCCTTCTGGCGGGACGGCTACCGCGCCGTCCGGGCGGAGCTGCGCGGCC
- a CDS encoding class I SAM-dependent methyltransferase, which translates to MNQEDYAPEEPYEAGPGPEDDAEATRRDAGEAESSRASRGWWDRNADEYQSDHGAFLGDDRFVWGPEGLDEADAALLGPAASLRGRDVLEIGAGAAQCSRWLAAQGARPVALDLSHRQLQHALRIGGGVPLVEADAGRLPFRDASFDLACSAYGAVPFVADPVNVMREVHRVLRPGGRWVFSVTHPLRWAFPDEPGPEGLSVSASYFDRTPYVEQDERGRAVYVEHHRTLGDRVRDVVAGGFRLVDLVEPEWPAWNSQEWGGWSPLRGNLIPGTAIFVCERD; encoded by the coding sequence ATGAACCAAGAGGACTACGCCCCCGAAGAACCGTACGAAGCCGGTCCGGGCCCGGAGGACGACGCCGAGGCCACGCGGCGTGACGCCGGGGAAGCGGAGAGCAGCCGCGCCAGCCGCGGCTGGTGGGACCGCAACGCCGACGAGTACCAGAGCGACCACGGCGCGTTCCTCGGCGACGACCGCTTCGTGTGGGGCCCCGAGGGGCTCGACGAGGCCGACGCCGCCCTCCTCGGCCCGGCCGCCTCGCTCCGCGGCAGGGACGTGCTGGAGATCGGCGCGGGCGCCGCCCAGTGCTCCCGCTGGCTGGCCGCGCAGGGCGCCCGTCCCGTCGCCCTGGACCTCTCGCACCGCCAGCTCCAGCACGCGCTGCGGATCGGCGGCGGCGTGCCGCTGGTCGAGGCCGACGCCGGGCGGCTGCCGTTCCGCGACGCCTCCTTCGACCTGGCCTGCTCGGCGTACGGGGCCGTCCCCTTCGTCGCCGACCCGGTGAACGTGATGCGCGAGGTGCACCGGGTGCTGCGGCCGGGGGGCCGCTGGGTCTTCTCCGTCACCCATCCCCTGCGCTGGGCCTTCCCGGACGAGCCGGGGCCCGAGGGGCTGTCGGTCAGCGCCTCGTACTTCGACCGGACCCCGTACGTGGAGCAGGACGAGCGGGGCCGCGCCGTGTACGTCGAGCACCACCGCACGCTCGGGGACCGGGTCCGCGACGTGGTGGCCGGCGGCTTCCGGCTGGTGGACCTGGTCGAGCCCGAGTGGCCCGCCTGGAACAGCCAGGAGTGGGGCGGCTGGTCCCCGCTGCGCGGCAACCTGATCCCCGGCACCGCGATCTTCGTCTGCGAGCGGGACTGA
- the rpsA gene encoding 30S ribosomal protein S1: protein MTSSTETTATTPQVAVNDIGDADAFLAAIDETIKYFNDGDIVDGVIVKVDRDEVLLDIGYKTEGVIPSRELSIKHDVDPNEVVKVGDEIEALVLQKEDKEGRLILSKKRAQYERAWGTIEKIKEEDGIVTGTVIEVVKGGLILDIGLRGFLPASLVEMRRVRDLQPYVGKELEAKIIELDKNRNNVVLSRRAWLEQTQSEVRQTFLTTLQKGQVRSGVVSSIVNFGAFVDLGGVDGLVHVSELSWKHIDHPSEVVEVGQEVTVEVLDVDMDRERVSLSLKATQEDPWQQFARTHQIGQVVPGKVTKLVPFGAFVRVDEGIEGLVHISELAERHVEIPEQVVQVNDEIFVKVIDIDLERRRISLSLKQANESFGADPASVEFDPTLYGMAASYDDQGNYIYPEGFDPETNDWLEGFDKQREAWETQYAEAQQRFEQHQAQVIKSREADEAAAAEGAAAPAAGVSAGAGISGGSYSSESDETSGALASDEALAALREKLAGGQS from the coding sequence ATGACGAGCAGCACCGAGACCACCGCCACCACTCCGCAGGTTGCGGTCAACGACATCGGCGACGCGGACGCGTTCCTCGCGGCGATCGACGAGACGATCAAGTACTTCAACGATGGCGACATCGTCGACGGCGTCATCGTCAAGGTTGACCGGGACGAGGTTCTCCTCGACATCGGTTACAAGACCGAAGGTGTCATCCCGAGCCGCGAGCTCTCGATCAAGCACGACGTCGACCCGAACGAGGTCGTCAAGGTCGGCGACGAGATCGAGGCCCTGGTCCTCCAGAAGGAGGACAAGGAAGGCCGCCTGATCCTCTCGAAGAAGCGCGCTCAGTACGAGCGTGCCTGGGGCACCATCGAGAAGATCAAGGAAGAAGACGGCATCGTCACCGGTACCGTCATCGAGGTCGTCAAGGGTGGTCTCATCCTCGACATCGGCCTCCGCGGCTTCCTGCCGGCCTCTCTCGTCGAGATGCGTCGCGTCCGCGACCTCCAGCCCTACGTGGGCAAGGAGCTCGAGGCGAAGATCATCGAGCTGGACAAGAACCGCAACAACGTGGTCCTGTCCCGCCGCGCCTGGCTTGAGCAGACCCAGTCCGAGGTTCGCCAGACGTTCCTCACCACCCTGCAGAAGGGTCAGGTCCGCTCCGGCGTCGTCTCCTCGATCGTCAACTTCGGTGCCTTCGTGGACCTGGGCGGCGTCGACGGTCTCGTGCACGTCTCCGAGCTGTCCTGGAAGCACATCGACCACCCGTCCGAGGTTGTCGAGGTCGGCCAGGAAGTCACCGTCGAGGTCCTCGACGTCGACATGGACCGCGAGCGCGTCTCCCTGTCGCTGAAGGCGACGCAGGAAGACCCGTGGCAGCAGTTCGCCCGGACCCACCAGATCGGTCAGGTCGTCCCGGGCAAGGTCACCAAGCTCGTTCCGTTCGGTGCGTTCGTCCGCGTCGACGAGGGCATCGAGGGCCTGGTCCACATCTCCGAGCTGGCCGAGCGCCACGTGGAGATCCCGGAGCAGGTCGTCCAGGTCAACGACGAGATCTTCGTCAAGGTCATCGACATCGACCTTGAGCGTCGCCGGATCTCGCTGTCCCTGAAGCAGGCCAACGAGTCCTTCGGTGCCGACCCGGCGTCGGTCGAGTTCGACCCGACCCTGTACGGCATGGCCGCGTCCTACGACGACCAGGGCAACTACATCTACCCCGAGGGCTTCGACCCCGAGACCAACGACTGGCTCGAGGGCTTCGACAAGCAGCGCGAGGCCTGGGAGACCCAGTACGCCGAGGCGCAGCAGCGCTTCGAGCAGCACCAGGCCCAGGTCATCAAGAGCCGCGAGGCCGACGAGGCCGCCGCTGCCGAGGGCGCTGCCGCCCCGGCCGCCGGTGTCAGCGCCGGTGCGGGCATCTCGGGTGGTTCGTACTCCTCGGAGTCGGACGAGACCTCCGGCGCCCTGGCGTCGGACGAGGCCCTGGCCGCGCTCCGCGAGAAGCTGGCCGGCGGCCAGAGCTGA
- a CDS encoding PAC2 family protein gives MLDPQGLYEWDAKGLAVADLALAQDSAGLVMLYHFEGYIDAGEAGEQIVERLLDTLPHQVVARFDADRLVDYRARRPLLTFQRDHWTAFEEPRLEVRLVQDATGAPFLLLSGPEPDVEWERFTVAVRQIVERLGVRLSVNFHGIPMGVPHTRPVGITPHGNRTDLMPGHRSPFEEAQVPGSAESLVEFRLAQAGHDVLGVAAHVPHYVARSPYPDAALTVLEAITAATGLVLPAVAHALRTEAHRTQTEIDRQIREGDEELVALVQGLEHQYDAAAGAETRGNMMAEPAEIPSADEIGREFEKFLAEREGEN, from the coding sequence GTGCTTGATCCACAGGGTTTGTACGAATGGGACGCCAAGGGCCTGGCGGTGGCCGACCTGGCGTTGGCCCAGGACTCGGCCGGACTGGTCATGCTGTACCACTTCGAGGGGTACATCGACGCGGGTGAGGCCGGCGAGCAGATCGTCGAGCGGCTGCTGGACACCCTGCCCCACCAGGTCGTGGCCCGCTTCGACGCGGACCGGCTGGTGGACTACCGGGCCCGGCGCCCGCTGCTGACGTTCCAGCGCGACCACTGGACGGCGTTCGAGGAGCCCCGGCTGGAGGTCCGGCTGGTCCAGGACGCCACCGGCGCGCCCTTCCTGCTGCTCTCCGGCCCGGAGCCGGACGTGGAGTGGGAGCGGTTCACCGTCGCCGTCCGGCAGATCGTCGAGCGCCTCGGGGTCCGGCTCTCGGTCAACTTCCACGGCATCCCCATGGGCGTCCCGCACACCCGGCCCGTCGGCATCACCCCGCACGGCAACCGCACCGACCTCATGCCCGGCCACCGCAGCCCCTTCGAAGAGGCGCAGGTGCCCGGGAGCGCCGAGTCGCTGGTGGAGTTCCGGCTGGCCCAGGCCGGGCACGACGTGCTGGGCGTCGCCGCGCACGTACCGCACTACGTGGCCCGCTCCCCGTACCCGGACGCGGCGCTGACCGTGCTGGAGGCGATCACGGCCGCGACCGGTCTGGTCCTGCCCGCCGTGGCCCACGCCCTGCGCACCGAGGCCCACCGGACCCAGACCGAGATCGACCGGCAGATCCGCGAGGGCGACGAGGAACTGGTCGCGCTGGTCCAGGGCCTTGAGCACCAGTACGACGCGGCCGCGGGCGCCGAGACCCGCGGCAACATGATGGCCGAGCCGGCCGAGATCCCTTCGGCGGACGAGATCGGCCGAGAGTTCGAGAAGTTCCTGGCCGAGCGCGAGGGCGAGAACTGA
- the coaE gene encoding dephospho-CoA kinase: MLKVGLTGGIGAGKSEVSRLLAGYGAVVVDADRIAREVVEPGTPGLDAVVAAFGASVLTADGTLDRPKLGSLVFADPEKLRVLNAIVHPLVGARSAELEAAAGPDAIVVHDVPLLAENGLAPLYDLVVVVDAAPGTQLARLVGRRGMTEGEARARMAAQATREQRLAVATLVIDNDGPLEALEHQVRAVWKDLVARAADASVE, translated from the coding sequence ATGCTGAAAGTAGGACTGACGGGCGGGATCGGCGCGGGCAAGAGCGAGGTCTCGCGGCTGCTGGCGGGGTACGGAGCGGTCGTCGTGGACGCCGACCGGATCGCACGCGAGGTCGTCGAGCCGGGCACGCCCGGGCTCGACGCCGTCGTGGCCGCGTTCGGGGCGTCGGTGCTGACCGCCGACGGGACGCTCGACCGGCCGAAGCTCGGTTCGCTCGTCTTCGCGGACCCGGAGAAGCTGCGCGTCCTGAACGCGATCGTGCACCCGCTGGTCGGGGCCCGCTCCGCAGAGCTGGAGGCCGCCGCCGGGCCCGACGCGATCGTGGTGCACGACGTACCGCTGCTGGCGGAGAACGGCCTCGCACCCCTCTACGACCTGGTCGTCGTCGTGGACGCCGCCCCCGGCACCCAGCTCGCCCGCCTCGTCGGGCGGCGCGGCATGACCGAGGGCGAGGCGCGGGCCCGGATGGCCGCCCAGGCCACCCGGGAACAGCGGCTGGCGGTGGCGACGCTCGTCATCGACAACGACGGACCGCTGGAGGCGCTGGAGCACCAGGTGCGCGCGGTGTGGAAGGACCTCGTCGCGCGGGCGGCGGACGCGTCCGTGGAATAG
- a CDS encoding tetratricopeptide repeat protein: MDYRAAEQLLAARDPRGAVKLLDSVIAAHPENTAARLLRARAFFAAAQLRPAELEFELVLEREPDNAFAHFALARTHERSGHPEQARKHFRLAAALDPQPDYLAAARFED; the protein is encoded by the coding sequence ATCGACTACCGGGCCGCCGAGCAGCTGCTCGCCGCGCGGGATCCGCGCGGTGCGGTCAAGCTCCTCGACTCGGTGATAGCCGCCCATCCGGAGAACACGGCGGCCCGCCTGCTGCGCGCCCGGGCCTTCTTCGCGGCGGCCCAACTGCGCCCTGCCGAGCTGGAGTTCGAGCTGGTACTGGAGCGCGAGCCGGACAACGCCTTCGCGCACTTCGCGCTGGCCCGCACGCACGAGCGCTCCGGCCACCCCGAGCAGGCCCGCAAGCACTTCCGGCTCGCCGCGGCCCTCGACCCGCAGCCCGACTACCTGGCGGCGGCCCGCTTCGAGGACTGA